A part of Syngnathoides biaculeatus isolate LvHL_M chromosome 21, ASM1980259v1, whole genome shotgun sequence genomic DNA contains:
- the LOC133494952 gene encoding protein pygopus-like: MSGMTSGVCVESDLSSVLQRSSASSHHHPNHHGYGGQGQVSTLAPMLDYSSEMDRYRSSIASFYKTNVDVGNFPQSAKLAARLAAAAPIFPPAATRLGAMATAPWGCHDNVNHPAAVFWGRPKPGAAHHRHHPAAPAGHMTPSHPHGSSMHQGGGADEGGRTEKHAAAASLPVAQTGHHHPMAPSNANFLPGYGGGSDCGVGKQGHAHPDVMGLSEGGSCNGGAVLGSGFLGGLGLPPGVIVMAMGSTAGGMSDAGSAFQMTGGQRGPTDCQQHAGSSPCPSSSSPSSSGVAAGGVVLSSPSSSSSSSKRKRKRCGVCGPCRRLINCGVCSSCRNRKTGHQICKFRKCEELKKKPGGGGGGTLEVRGGGGNG, translated from the exons ATGTCGGGCATGACGAGCGGCGTGTGCGTGGAGAGCGACCTGTCGTCCGTGCTGCAGCGGAGCTCGGCCTCCTCGCACCACCACCCGAATCACCACGGTTACGGCGGGCAAGGCCAG GTGTCCACGCTGGCCCCCATGCTGGACTACAGCAGCGAGATGGACCGCTACCGCTCATCCATCGCCAGCTTCTACAAGACCAACGTGGACGTGGGCAACTTCCCGCAGTCGGCCAAGCTGGCGGCGCGCTTGGCGGCCGCCGCTCCCATCTTCCCCCCCgcggccaccagactgggggcCATGGCGACGGCGCCCTGGGGTTGCCACGACAACGTCAACCACCCGGCCGCCGTCTTCTGGGGTCGGCCGAAGCCCGGCGCCGCGCACCACCGCCACCACCCGGCCGCGCCCGCCGGTCACATGACCCCCTCGCACCCCCACGGGAGCAGCATGCACCAGGGCGGAGGGGCCGACGAGGGGGGACGGACTGAAAaacacgccgccgccgcctcgctTCCCGTCGCCCAAACGGGACACCACCACCCCATGGCGCCCAGCAACGCCAACTTCCTGCCCGGCTACGGCGGAGGGAGCGACTGCGGCGTCGGCAAGCAAGGACACGCCCACCCCGACGTGATGGGCCTATCGGAGGGGGGCAGCTGCAACGGGGGCGCAGTTCTCGGAAGCGGCTTCCTGGGAGGGCTGGGTTTACCCCCGGGCGTCATCGTCATGGCGATGGGTTCGACGGCGGGCGGGATGTCAGACGCCGGCAGCGCCTTCCAGATGACGGGCGGCCAGCGGGGGCCCACAGACTGCCAGCAGCACGCCGGCTCCTCGCCCTGCCCCTCCTCGTCCTCGCCCTCGTCGTCGGGCGTGGCGGCGGGGGGCGTGGTCCTGTCGtcgccgtcctcctcctcctcctcgtccaaGCGGAAGCGCAAGCGCTGCGGCGTCTGCGGGCCGTGCCGGCGCCTCATCAACTGCGGCGTCTGCTCGTCCTGCCGCAACAGGAAGACGGGCCACCAGATCTGCAAGTTCAGGAAGTGCGAGGAGCTCAAGAAGAAGCcggggggaggcgggggaggGACGCTCGAGGTGAGGGGGGGCGGCGGGAACGGGTGA
- the LOC133494672 gene encoding E3 ubiquitin-protein ligase Topors-like, giving the protein MAPTAMKLRDRRRYNNNSGEAQPEEVHRSRGRRRGKTGANTPAASAAAALSPPAPSARAAEEASPDSKCPICLDRFNNMAYLDHCLHRFCFPCIQEWSHNKAECPLCKQPFASILHSVRAEDEFKEYTLRPTPTSSSVAATVAMVAAMASASEEENGAWDWYLDVLPFPLSERGVIFEGPSGQGDAGAARPSRRLVTRLVARLRLQREGLAAQRLTAEEMVAFRRALYRGGIRARGVAGAGPAEPERDVTVDGFRRDPAQLNRLRPWLRRELTVLYGAYGSLVDVVQRIIAARVARHGLEDAATMQEELQPFLLAQTAHFLHELLCYARSPLSLDDYDLHAAYHPPLTNCGGSPSISEEVEERRHNDETPGPSNSGAAALPPSSPIPQEDEAECLIVGYKKPLAERTPELVHLSSDSDSSSPAIPPAAAREENPPAAGSVSSVCALSPPSVPRDKKRKKKKKRSRACTRKSGTLANPNRSIYPAMMRPFSHSSPESGWPLALSSSDCSWEFSSSSSSSVCSSSPPPSPLSPLRCAGEKPGGKRKYKSRHLDERNHPDGRRRGRGRSKRRSDSRKSPVGADSTGGPQRDRSPSVEIIYEGAAPPKRHRKTQDDSGPPPIITLESDSSGDEASRPRDLPSARSPDAVVDLVDPAPRPSEAADVTDGDFPNQTPAAVHQVRSSPPPLVRAPTLKLQVTGTKEEDANFSPPSSSFDFLSHTTDLFGSDPMAGSDLSPPLSPSILSCHL; this is encoded by the exons ATGGCCCCCACAGCTATGAAGCTGCGTGATCGCCGCcgttacaacaacaacagcggCGAGGCGCAGCCCGAGGAAGTGCACAGGAGCCGAGGGAGACGCAGGGGAAAGACGGGCGCCAACACGCCGGCCGccagcgccgccgccgcgttgTCTCCTCCTGCGCCGTCGGCCCGAGCGGCGGAGGAGGCGTCGCCCGACTCCAAGTGTCCCATCTGCCTGGACCGCTTCAACAATATGGCGTATTTGGACCACTGCCTGCACCGGTTCTGCTTCCCGTGCATCCAGGAGTGGTCGCACAACAAGGCCGAGTGTCCGCTGTGCAAGCAGCCCTTCGCCTCCATCTTGCACTCGGTGCGCGCCGAGGACGAGTTCAAGGAGTATACGCtgcgccccacccccaccagcaGCAGCGTGGCGGCCACCGTGGCCATGGTGGCCGCCATGGCGTCGGCGAGCGAGGAGGAAAACGGGGCGTGGGATTGGTATTTGGACGTCCTGCCGTTTCCGCTGTCGGAGCGTGGCGTCATCTTCGAAGGCCCGTCGGGCCAGGGGGACGCTGGAGCGGCCCGGCCCTCGCGGCGCCTCGTGACCCGATTGGTCGCCAGGCTGCGTCTGCAGCGAGAAGGCTTAGCGGCGCAGCGTCTGACGGCGGAAGAGATGGTGGCCTTTCGCCGGGCCCTCTATCGCGGGGGCATTCGCGCGCGTGGCGTCGCGGGCGCTGGCCCCGCCGAGCCGGAGCGCGACGTCACGGTGGACGGCTTCCGTCGGGACCCCGCCCAGTTGAACAGACTGCGGCCTTGGCTGCGCCGCGAGTTGACGGTGCTGTACGGCGCGTACGGCTCGCTGGTGGACGTCGTCCAGCGCATCATCGCGGCTCGGGTGGCTCGCCATGGATTGGAGGACGCGGCGACCATGCAGGAAGAGCTGCAGCCCTTCCTGTTGGCACAAACGGCGCACTTCTTACACGAGCTGCTGTGCTACGCCCGCTCGCCGCTCAGCCTAGACGATTACGACCTGCACGCCGCCTACCATCCGCCGCTCACCAACTGCGGCGGCTCCCCTTCCATCTccgaggaggtggaggagcgACGGCACAACGATGAGACGCCGGGACCCTCGAACTCCGGCGCGGCGGCGTTGCCGCCCTCCAGCCCCATCCCGCAGGAGGACGAGGCCGAGTGTCTGATCGTGGGCTACAAGAAGCCGCTGGCCGAGCGCACGCCGGAGCTGGTGCACCTGTCGTCCGACTCCGACTCGTCGTCGCCTGCGATCCCGCCCGCCGCCGCCCGTGAGGAAAATCCCCCTGCGGCGGGGTCGGTCAGCTCGGTGTGCGCGCTCAGCCCGCCGTCGGTGCCCCGtgacaaaaagaggaaaaagaagaagaagaggagccgCGCGTGCACGAGGAAGAGTGGCACCCTGGCCAATCCCAACCGCTCCATTTACCCCGCCATGATGCGCCCCTTCTCGCACTCTAGCCCGGAGTCCGGCTGGCCGCTGGCCCTCAGCTCGTCGGATTGCAGCTGGGAAttctcgtcgtcctcctcctcctctgtctgctcctcctcgccgccgccgtccccTCTCTCACCGTTGCGCTGCGCCGGCGAGAAGCCCGGCGGGAAGAGGAAGTACAAGAGCCGGCACCTAGACGAGCGCAACCACCCCGACGGGAGGCGGCGAGGGAGGGGCCGCAGCAAGAGAAGGAGCGACTCGCGGAAGAGCCCCGTCGGCGCCGACAG CACGGGAGGGCCCCAACGCGACCGCAGTCCCAGCGTGGAGATCATCTACGAAGGCGCCGCCCCGCCCAAGCGCCACCGCAAGACGCAGGATGACAgcgg GCCGCCGCCCATCATTACGTTGGAGAGCGACAGCAGCGGCGACGAGGCGTCGCGCCCCCGCGATCTTCCGTCGGCGCGCTCGCCCGACGCGGTCGTGGACTTGGTGGACCCGGCGCCCCGCCCCTCGGAGGCGGCGGACGTCACGGACGGCGACTTTCCAAACCAGACGCCGGCGGCCGTTCACCAGGTAAGGAGCAGCCCCCCCCCGCTGGTGCGGGCGCCAACGCTCAAACTTCAAGTTACTGGCACCAAGGAGGAAGACGCCAACTTTTCCCCGCCCTCCTCTTCCTTTGACTTCCTGTCTCACACCACTGACCTCTTCGGAAGCGACCCGATGGCAGGAAGTGACCTCAGCCCCCCGCTCTCCCCCTCCATCTTGTCATGTCACCTCTGA
- the LOC133494675 gene encoding early growth response factor homolog 1-like produces the protein MRSRRHTHCRSEESPPLLLWRGDARRHGRKSAMFGHSQSASGGNPWRRSPPIRWCRRCHGDGGYKRTGERRSSASSAPSECSHTNPGRTAPPENRSEGTPASLLTVMLAERHCSFLSDFEDACSAWVDSVESNRCDFNEADLSVVSPGTDASDSDFFSDFSDSDSLSPSLDFSSGFPPEATTASAVGLSSTADAILNMITEIVGICGEMEQREDTVHPPVTTVKSEPAGSGCGADYVATPAAPDFIEALLSQDSGQGEMKALEVKQEPVEPEDWMKNWRVATEGDQVKMEVDLQCPGRSTLDPDLLSSLLQGAFPTVHLGSVSTGAKASRKGRRALGKSDGKAKAFPCFVEGCERRFSRSDELNRHVRVHTGQKPFQCAVCSRTFSRSDHLTTHMRTHTGEKPFSCDVCGKRFARSDERKRHGRVHVKQQLRAQMMAAYSLAVSAV, from the exons ATGCGCAGCAGACGTCACACGCACTGCCGCAGTGAGGAAAGCCCGCCGCTCCTTTTATGGCGCGGGGATGCCCGCCGTCACggcaggaagtcagccatgttTGGGCATTCTCAAAGTGCAAGCGGGGGGAATCCCTGGCGCCGCTCTCCGCCAATCAGGTGGTGCCGGCGTTGCCACGGAGACGGAGGGTATAAGAGGACTGGCGAGCGCAGGAGCTCGGCATCCTCAGCGCCAAGCGAGTGCAGCCACACGAACCCCGGACGCACCGCACCGCCTGAAAACCGTTCGGAGGGAACTCCCGCCTCTCTCTTGACCGTCATGCTTGCCGAGCGCCACTGCAGCTTCCTGTCCGACTTCGAGGACGCGTGCAGCGCCTGGGTGGACAGCGTGGAATCCAACCGCTGCGACTTCAACGAGGCTGACCTGTCAG TTGTCTCACCGGGAACTGACGCTTCCGACTCCGATTTCTTCTCTGACTTCAGCGACTCAGATTCCCTCTCGCCTTCCCTCGACTTCAGCAGTGGCTTCCCCCCCGAAGCGACGACGGCGTCAGCGGTGGGCCTGAGCAGCACCGCGGACGCCATCCTCAACATGATCACAGAGATCGTCGGAATCTGCGGCGAAATGGAGCAGCGAGAGGACACCGTCCACCCTCCTGTGACCACGGTCAAGAGCGAGCCGGCCGGCTCCGGCTGCGGGGCCGACTACGTCGCAACGCCGGCCGCTCCAGATTTCATCGAGGCTCTTCTGAGCCAAGACAGCGGGCAGGGTGAGATGAAGGCGTTGGAGGTCAAGCAGGAACCGGTGGAACCGGAGGACTGGATGAAGAACTGGAGGGTTGCCACTGAGGGAGACCAGGTCAAAATGGAGGTTGACCTCCAATGTCCCGGCCGTTCCACCCTGGACCCCGACCTCCTGTCATCCCTCCTGCAGGGCGCCTTCCCCACCGTGCACCTGGGCAGCGTGTCAACGGGCGCCAAGGCGTCCCGGAAGGGCCGCAGGGCCCTCGGCAAGAGCGACGGGAAGGCCAAGGCGTTCCCGTGCTTCGTGGAGGGCTGCGAGCGCCGCTTCTCGCGCTCCGACGAACTCAACAGGCACGTGCGCGTCCACACGGGACAGAAGCCCTTCCAGTGCGCCGTGTGCTCGCGGACCTTCAGCCGCAGCGACCACCTGACCACgcacatgcgcacgcacacgggcgagaagcccTTCTCCTGCGACGTGTGCGGCAAGCGCTTTGCACGCAGCGACGAGAGGAAGCGGCACGGGCGCGTGCACGTCAAGCAGCAGCTCCGAGCGCAGATGATGGCCGCCTATTCGCTGGCTGTGAGCGCCGTGTGA